The stretch of DNA AAATTGATGGTTAAATAGTGAATTCTTGACTTTTAGTTTTCCTAACCTTGTGAATTGTTATACGGATGACCTTCCATACCTTTCATGAGCCTTACTAGAAAGTGCTTCTCATTTATGATGTTTAATTTTGATCAGTAGGTCTAATATTATTCAGACCACTTCTAGAATATTTTGGGACTGGTGTGTCCTGAATCTCCTGATCAGACTATAGTTTCAGTCTTGGGTTATATTAAAGAGTAGGATTAGTTGCAGACTTGGCAAATACTAGGTGTTCACCATTGTAATGATTCTCAACAGATCTAGTTGTTAGTTGGgaatatatttgatcatgtaGTAGCCTACAGGCTACAAGTAATACTGACAAGGAATATACATGTACATGAGCATATCACTTTTCTCTTGTGCTCGCTCCCTGAGGCCAGATTAGTGGAGTGGCTGCAATTCTGATCCACATGCCACTTTGGTGACTTTGCTACTTGTCAAGTTGGTCCTGTCACGTATTGGATTGTCTACTGAGGAGCCCAACTTTAACATGAATTAGCAGTTCAGCTTTCTGGAAATGGAGTTTTGATGCCAATAGTTTGTGAACTACCACAACCCAATGTTATTGTTTGAGTTCCTGCTGCAAGCCTTATTTTGTGTTCATGGTGGAACGCCTTAGATGATCTTAAGCTGAATGTAGTAGCACATCACTGTTGCTAAATTTCTCCCTTTACCTGTACTTTTGAAATCATGATgagtaaaataaattcttgGAACGGGTAGGTGGTAGTATGCATGACTACCATCATAGTCCTATGTCCTAACCAGGTGTTAGAGATTCATAGAGTAGTTCCTTCTGAGATACATGCCTAAGTTGCAACTAGATGATACAATACCTGCCTCCTGTCCAAATGTGATACCTTCAAGACAAGCACTATGACCACTCTACTGGGCATCTTGGTCCATTTATTATGTTTTGGAACCTCAGCATTGCTGATTGACTAGCGAAACGGTCTCCATAACCATGTTTGGACGTTTGGTTAGCATTTTCAGTGTGTCATTTGCCTACCTGTATCATGCCTCAGCATGTACTGTGTCAATCCTGAACTGTATGAGTTGTAGCATTCAAAAATGTGCTGAAGAGAGAGATATGTTTCATGCGATACAAGTTGAAGCCTGACACCTTTATCAAAATGCTCAAAAGGAATGCAAATGTTTTGAACAAGTTGGATGAGTCAGAGTGCATTATCTGAACTGCATGAGCTCTTAGCACTGGGACACTGACTCAGGCTGCTATAAAGGGAAAAGATATCAGTGGTTTTGTATGGCTGCAGTCAATAGAAGTTTGTTGTGCTCTGCTTGTCTGCCGTAGATTACTTAAAGTGGTGCAGATGCGAATACAAGGTGGCTGAAGAGGATACTTTTCAATTGGAGTGCACCCTTTCGGATACAAAGGACCCTATATAGTTCTGTTAGTCTGGACTTTTTATCCTATGTAAAGAGCTTCAGGATATAAGATTATGTTGGTGTTTCCTGGGGTACTAGCTTGTGGAGAACAGGAGATTATAATTAGATTGGTCAAATGTTAGAGATCATCTGATTTTTTCAAATGACACAGACAAGCCAGCGATGACTTAGCAACCATGAGGCAAGTAGTACTAGCTTGTGGAGAACAGAAGATTATGATAAGAATGGTCAAATTGCAGAGATCATCTGACTCTTCCAAATGATGTGTACAAGCTGGTGATGACTTAGCAAGAGGCAAGTAGTTTCTTCATCCACAGCAGAAGTTGACTaagtttttatcttttcttatAAATGATCATTCTTTTATGCAACTTAATCTTTAGTAAAAATTACCTTGCAGCTTGATCTTCGGATATTGTATCAGCTCTTCTACTATAGAGTGACCCATACTTTATTTATCGTATGGAAGATATCATTTTCCGTTTGAGAATTGGTGGTTTTAGATCCTGCGTCATTGGAAATTTGGAACCATGCCTATATTTCTAAACTATCGTTCTGGTTGATACCTTTTGGAACTTAGTGAAGCTGTTAATTAATATGCCACATGTTGAAGAAGCCTTGTTTGTGATTAGTCTTCTCCTTTTTCATGTTGATAGCCTGTATATGGCAATTCATTGCCATGAATAGGCTTAGCTGAATGTGGCATTTGTACCATTAGGTTAAGACATATGATTTTCATTTTAGCAAGTATATGTCCATGCCGTAGCATGTCCAGCGCTTTCAACTCTAAAACCACTCATCTGACCCTTCGTATTACCCATATCGTATTATAGGATGATGGTTTTTCTGCGTTAACAAGGTGGCCACGAGAGAACAATTATCTGCTGGGTTTTGAGCTGGTGGTAACATGTTGTCTGATATGTCCTTTCACGTATCGTAGCCAACTTATAAGTCCTAGTAGCCAGGTGTGGTAGGAGGAAGTGAGAGGTAGTGAAATCATGGTGCTCTAGTCTAGTACTCCAGTGAACAGGCCGGTGATGCGCAAGGTGGCGAGAGCCCCCAAATAATGTAACAAGTGAAGGGGTGGTGTTATCAGTGATCTTGGTGATGATGCACCATAGAAGGGACAAACTAAACTACACTGCCTGGCAAACCACTGAGAGATGACGACATGAACTCAATAGGTTTGTTCTGTGAGATCCAAACGAATAGATCCATGCATTGGCAGTGGGGATGCAGGGATAAAGATGATTGGAGTCTTGCTAGGGAGAAAGGTGACAGCAAAATAGTGTATCTATTGGGGTTGAATGAATGATAAAGTTTGATTGAATGAATGATAAAGATTGTTCAAGAATGCAGTTTGGTGCAAGTAATGGACATTTGGACTCACTAGGCAGAAAGATGATGGCATGATGAAGCCATCTGCTGGAATTGAGGAAGACTGTAGTGGCACGGCGTTCCTGTGGACAAgaattaaatttgattaagTGAAAGCTAGATGGTGCTCAAGAACACAGCTTGATGTGAGATTGGGGAACCACCTTGGTGTGTAGCATGTCCATGGTGTCAATGATGCTTGTGCAAACCATGAACTCATGAGGGCATGGAACTCTGAGTGATGAGTAGAATAGAAAGCAGCTAGCTTTTGATTGTTAATGCTGTTTCTTGCGTTCCTTCATTAAACATTACAATATTCTGTATGTGTGAACTGTGATGGATACGGATGGAATCAGGCGTAGGGCAGTTAGGGCTTGAGCCCGAGGACTAGCTCCATAATCATTTCAATCAAGTGAAAATACTATCAATTTGTGAAAATAGTTAAGTCCATATTAGCTCAGCCCTAGGTTTGAGATTTTTCTGGCACTGCCCTGGTGATGGAGATGAGTTGTTACAGAGAATAGAACTACTGAAGAAAATTTAGCACTTTGGAAAAATGCTGTTAAACCTGCCATGAAAATGAAATAATGTCTGTTTTACTCACATGATTGGACTTTATTGAAGCAGAGTTTTGTTGAATTTGCAAGAGGATTTTTGAAACGATAGGCCCAGATCTCAAGAATATTATGATTTGGCACACATAAGGTTGATCTGCTTTACTGTATTGCTAGATACAACAATTGAATCAATCGATAGCATAAGTCAATTCctacaattttttgtttgaagatTGCTCATCTGTTTCTCGAGATTATGCTGATCATTTCAAATTTCGGCTGGCTGGAAGTCATCCTTGTTGTtacctccaaaacttgtattgaAACTACATTAGATAACTTGAAACCTTATTGTACtgttttatcttttatgtGAAAccgttgcatgcatgctgggTACATGGTAAAGGCTACAGTGTAGTTGGGAAATGGAAGTGAAACAGCCTTGATAAAACTAAGATTATAAGCTAATGTGTAATCTTTGATCTAAATCCTGGTAACTTAATACTAATACTTTTTGCTTGTAAATAATTGCAAATTGTATTCTTCCTGAACGACTTAGCTACATACGAGTTTTTGTTCTGCTATTACTCTGCTGGTCTCCCCTTCTGCTTACTGTCCGATTGATGTGTATTGACATGTTTATGTACTAGTGATCAAGTGGTTTCTGTTACAATTGACTCATCAAAGTATAATTTGTATAGTGTGTGCTGCTTTTCTCCTAATAAAGCCTAATGCTGCTGTTGTTAACCTTGCAGGTTGAAATCCTAGTTGGTCATTCCCTCTTGACTGAAGATACGTTGTATTCATGCGAGAACAGGGAAATCTGCTTCAAGAAAACAGTAAGATGGGGTATGCTTTGCCCCTGTTGATGCCAAAGCTCCTTTAGCAGATCAATTAGGCTTCTAGGCATGTGCTCTTTGAACAATGGACAGATCGACATATCTAAACTCTCTATAAGCACTCAAGACATGAAATGTTTCAACAACAGGAGACATGAGCAAAATGTTAATTCAACCAGAAATGCATTAGCATGTACAGTAACAATGCTTAATGGACAAGAGTGTGAAGGATAGTAGATCTCGATTCTGTACCAGGAAGCTGAAGAAACTTGCAGTTGTTTTGTACCCATTGCTTACTGTTGTGATAGTTTCCTTATATTGACGATCAGAAGGGGGTTCTGTTGCAGAACATAGGTTATAGCTTGTCAATTGTTGATTTGAGCAGTGCCTGGCCTTCAGGATTCCGATTATTGCATCTGCAAGACATTTAGCTGCTGGCACTTAGTTCTGATAAGGGGTAATGTGGTTGTTTcttgtttggattttggaaTGTCTCCATGTAGTCACCATTTTTATCTAGCAACAGTTCCGGTGATCAGTACAGCTTCAGCTGCCAGCTTATAAAGATTACAAGTTTCTCTCATCGTGTGCTGTATTAAGGAAATATGAGGCAAGAACCGTTGAAGGGTTTGAACTGAAAGCTTTGTTTTACTCTATTTGATCGAAGCCAAGTTGCAGCGCTATTGATGGTGATGGTTCTTATGGAAAATAAAGGGACTAAGATAAGTCTCATCAATATTCTTGATAGCAAACTGATAGTGTACTGTTCACCATGCTTATGGTGCTTCATTTTGGAGTGGGGCTTTGTTGTAAGTGTTGTTTGAAGTGAAGATCTCGCAGGCCACCATGTGATATCACTCAAGCATATAATACAACTGAAATGAAGCGCTGTTGAGGTGGAAGGAGTTACACAGAAAGCACTTGGCAGTGATTCAAACCGACTTTTACAAGATGGGACCACATTGTTCATCCAAAGGAAACCAAGGTTTCTCCATCTGCAGGACTGCAGATACCACCTTGCATGCAGTGTCTGCCTTACATCAAATGCAATTtggcaagtttttttttttttgggtgactGACTCTATTCAATGGCTGGTTGTTTCCTGAATCAACTAGACAATACTGGTTTGGATGTTTGCCAGAAGCAGCATCTGGTGTTGCAGAGTGAGTGAGAATGCCAGGTCCAAATCGATAGACTGCTATTTGCATGGTTCCAAGATTTACTCTACGCATCGCATTTTTGCATATGACTGTTCCTACTTTTGATACAAAGTTTGTGCGAAcgttttgaattttgatgttACATCTGTGAAACCAAGTCACGGTGAGGACGAGTGAAAGTAGAGGGTTGGTAATCCTACGGCGTAGTGTCGTTTTAGGATGTGTGAGGAATTAGTCCAGTTTCCACTCGAGTGATTTTTTCCCCTTGCCACAAAGCTGCCCGGTAAATTAGCGCAAGTTAACTTGCGGTTAATTATTATAGACGCTTCCAAGAAACGAAAGGCCCATCATATGGTCTGATCTTATCTGATCGATCTTTCTGCCGGTATGAAAATTGTAGCTGGCGCTTTCATCTTTTTTCGTTTCTTGTGTTTCTTTATGTGCTTTGTGATTTCAGAAACCTGGGTTAGGTGTTAACTATGCGTCATTAGTTTATGCATGCTACACGATAGGTATATTGTATTCTGCCGGCTGGTCGGCTAAGCCATTTGTTGCACAGAaattgagagaaaaataagagaaattaTTCATTCATCGAGGTGCCATGTGTCGACTGTCCATGGCGTCGCCTCCAACATTCCATCGGAGCTCCCAAACTCTTTTCTGTCTCGGTCTATAAAATCCCTTCTGCAAGTCTCCGTTCTGCAATTCACACGTACACGATCTCCCTGTCAATAATGGAGAGAGGCGGAGCGGCCGCGGCAGCCTGTGGAGGCGTGGTGGTagtgccgccggcggcggcggcggtgaaggatTCGTGGCCGGAGTTGGTAGGCGTGTCGTCggaggcggcgaaggagaAGATTAGAGAGGAGAGGCCCGAGGTCGACGTGCAGGTCGTCCCCGGCGACGCCTTTGTCACCATGGACTACAACGCCGGCCGGGTGAGGGTCTTCGTCGACTCCGACGACAAGGTCGCCAGAGCTCCCAAGATCGGCTAAGCTAccctaattattttattaaacacTTTTGTATTTTCACTTTCACTTACGATAGAAGcataaaaatacatgtatgCCTGCTTTCCTGCCTGCCTTTGGATTGGAAGAATTTTGCAGAAATTTCACATacttcctatgaaattcttGTGTTTCAAGCAggctcttattttttaaaagaaaaaaaagatggtctACAggatttagaattaatttaacatgcacaaaaattatataattttcacGGACACTAGGTTGTTTCCTTGCAAAATTCACTAGTAAAATTCCTCGAAGAATGAAAGGATTGCAGGTGATTGATAACTCACTTGGTTAGTGGCACTAATCTCATGTCGTTTCACTTGTAACGGTGATTtgcagcagaaaaaaaatatatcaatttgaCTAGTAAAATTTGTCAGAATTGTTATGGAAAATAAGAGCTCAGAAAGAGTAGAGGTGGTGCAGCCTGCCCTTGTTCTCCTCCCACCACACTCTCGCCTTCACCTCCCCGAACATCTCGCGGCTGCGACAAGTCAACGGTTGCACACGTCAGCACGACACGCGTCAACGACCGAACACGTCAGCATGACGCAGTCAAACGCCATGGACACGCCGGCCGGAGATGGGGGGAGAGAGACATGGTGAGAGGTGCGGCCAGGGGTACCTGAGCTCGACGCACCGGAGCtggaggcggtggccggggTAGGCTCGGACGGTGATGAACACGCCGGGCTCGTACTCCTCCACCCACTCACtccacggcgccgccgtcggctgGTGGTGATGGTCGCGGATGGCGTCGTGgtcggccccggcggcggcagccgctCCGGTGCTGGGCGCGGTGATGAGGCCAAGTATCGGCGAGCCCAGCGTGCCGGccgactcgccgccgccgctgccgctggaAGGGCCGCCGGAGAAGGTGGACGTTGACGGCGACCGAGATGACTGAGACTctgctccggcgccgccatcctcctcctcggacTGGCATGGGGTGGCCGGCAACATGGCCTCCGCCGCtacggcgtcgtcgtcgtcgtcatcgtcggtCTGGACGAGGCTGTAGAGCTCGGCGATGCTGTCGTGGTTGTCCGCCCACCAGCACTGCGCCGCCCACGCGTCGAAcagctcctccctgaaccGTATCCTCCGGAGGCAGTTCGTGGTGCCGTCGGGCCGCGGCGCCAGCGTCAACAGCACccccggctccggctccgccaCCCACTCCCGGTCACCCTCCTCCGTCatgttcgccgccgcctcctcctccgcgccgccggcttccATCAAAGAGGAGCAGCACTTGTCGCAGAATCCTTGTTCCCTACCCCCTCCttgcgccgcctcctcttcctcctgcaGCTGCGCCGGCGCGATCTTCGCGGACGCGGatgccatcgccgccggcgcggcatCTTTACATCGCcgcatctgccgccgccgcgcccgcgcgttGCTCCCGCTTCCACGACTAATCAAGATCTTGGTGAAGTCCCGGATGGACTTGGCGATCcttccgccaccgccgccgctggcgacAGCGCCGCCATGGAAGCACACGTGCATCTCCACTGCTCTGCTCGTGAGCTCGCTCGCTAGATTcgtggagaagaagaggaggtcgatcgatcgatcgttcgAATTCAAATGCGTCAGCACCGCAGTGAATGCGGGGTGGGTGTACCGTGTACGCCGATAAATACGTGCGAAATTTATGGCGAAATATTGGGGATTTCGAATTTAGTGCCATGAGTGTACCGTGTACGAGCTAACGGCTACCGCCGAGTTCACCGCCGGAGGCGAGagagacgccgccgccgctgccgccgcgacGTCGGCGCGCAGCAAGGTCGGCCACGCTTCAATCAGAACCGCACGGTCAGCATCGAACGGCTATCAGTTGGCCACGTTTTCGGTACATGCCAGCAGATTCAGAATTCAATGGGTCTTTCTactgatcaaatattttaaaattttaattcaatcaatcaaatccgGTCAGTAGCTTTTATCAGGATCACAATATAAAGATGtacataaaagttaaaaatctcaTACACGATTTCTCCTCATCTTCCATGCATTGCACGGGtttaatagaaaaacaaaaaatcatacgtttgatcaatagcaaaaagTGGAATTCAATCCCGTtctatatcatttaattttggaTACTGTTGAGCACCCAACTTGTGAATCATGAGCTATACTCAACTGTACCCCAAAACATGTAGCGGGGGGTTTTCTACCTTCATggtttcaatttattttctgaattttaccctatcttttggcttatactttaaaattaaatttttaacctttaaaattaaatttttaaccttaaatttagagttgattttatgttttttaccgaaggttattttttaaccttagcttttagatcgcaagaacacgtatataaaaatttttattcacaaattattttttatttacaaatactgtctggtttttttccataaaacacCTAAACAATTATCATGCGATTGTCCGTGGTTCTTTTaggaaatgatattttttacttcGTCTACGTATCCAACCAAATATATGCAGTTTTTTTAAGTGCGAACTTAGTCCAAGTAGAATGAATACGGTATAGAAGagcttttataaatattttataaaagaacaattttaccatcgATAAGAAGGTATCATGAGATgccattattttctatataaaatttggtacttagATACTTAAATACTAgatggtaccaaattttatataaaaataagtgtACTCGAGATCGAAAAAATGGTCTTTATAAAAACTGCACCTACGAGAACTCGAGAAGCTGTTCTAAACAGCCCCACAGCCCCACTGCCTCAGTGAGCGCAAATGAAATTTCAGATACTTTCCTGGAACTACTCTGCTCTGCTGCGGCGAGTAAGTGGTTCCCGGGCCAATGAATTAACTCGCTTTGAGCCAACtaatgaagaagaaattgTATTATTACCGATTTATTAAAACGCCATTAGAAAGTTCATATGTGAATGTTAAAATCGCTACACAATTTCCTCCGTGATTTTTTCCCATCAAGTGAGTGAAGCAGATGttttcaattttgattttcgtatgtacatatttatactttgCATCAATTACAGAACACAAAATTCGTGCAATCAAAGTTGACAGCCTGAGGCCAGGTAGCTAGTTAAGCAGACGATTGGTGATCTCGCTGCCTCCCATCCCGCCGGCGATCGATGCCAGCGGCTGACCTCGTTGgctggccgtcgtcgtctccgccaCTTAAGTCTGCCGCGCGGTGATCGGTCATTCATCAGGCAGGCCGGTTGCCGGGGCGCGAGCGATCAAGAACGG from Oryza brachyantha chromosome 12, ObraRS2, whole genome shotgun sequence encodes:
- the LOC121056045 gene encoding putative protein Brevis radix-like 5; the encoded protein is MHVCFHGGAVASGGGGGRIAKSIRDFTKILISRGSGSNARARRRQMRRCKDAAPAAMASASAKIAPAQLQEEEEAAQGGGREQGFCDKCCSSLMEAGGAEEEAAANMTEEGDREWVAEPEPGVLLTLAPRPDGTTNCLRRIRFREELFDAWAAQCWWADNHDSIAELYSLVQTDDDDDDDAVAAEAMLPATPCQSEEEDGGAGAESQSSRSPSTSTFSGGPSSGSGGGESAGTLGSPILGLITAPSTGAAAAAGADHDAIRDHHHQPTAAPWSEWVEEYEPGVFITVRAYPGHRLQLRCVELSREMFGEVKARVWWEENKGRLHHLYSF